The genomic window AGGGGCACACGGCGGCTGGTCGCGATGGGTGTGGTCGTCGCGGCCTGCGCGGTCGCCCTGCCGGGGAGTGCGCCCGCGATTCCCGCGCCGCCGGGGTTCAGCTACTACACGTTGTGCTTCGACGAGCCGAACGTCTCGTGTTCCGTCAGTGGCGTGACGCCCGAAGCGGTCCCGGTCTCCACCCGGCGCCCACAGCCCACCCGGTTGTCCACGAACGGGGTGGCCGGCTGTTTCCAGGGCGAGTCCCGGCCGGTCGTCGACACCGTCGTCCCGGTGCTCTCGGTGGTCTTCACCGACCCCTCCGCCGACGAGATCCGGGTGACCTTCGAGGAAGAGCGCCTCGACGGGACCGGGGAGACCGAAGAGATCAGCACCAGCGGGCTGCCGGGCGAGAAAGTGGAACTGGAGCCCGGGGAGAACGGGCTGGAACCCGGGGCCTCCTACCGCTGGCGGGTCCGGGGGACCGACTTCACTGCCGTCGATCCCGGGTGGTCGCCGTGGTGCGAGTACACCGTCGCCGCCGGGCTGGTGGACCTGCGCGAGGCCACCGATCCGGCTGTCGTCACCGAACTGGGTGTGACACCGGGCCGCCGCTATCCGGTCACGTTGACGGCGAGAGAGTGGAAGCTGGTCGCGGAAGCGGTCGAGGAGTTCGAGGACGACGGGACCGTTGAGGAATTCGAGACCGCGCCTCGTACCCGGCTGGACCTTCTGCTCGCCGCCGCCGGTAGCGGCCCGACCCGGACCCTGACCGGTGACCAGTGGGCGGCCGTGGCCGCTCAGACGGCGGCCACGGCCAGTGCGCAGGACATGTACTTCGAGGAGGACCCGGAGGTCGCCGGCCGGGACGGCACCGGTTTCTGGACGGCCCTCGACCGGATCTCGGTGCAGCTCGGCGGCCCGGCCCGGCCCTCGCTGGGCTACTACCGCTGAGGCTCAGCCCTTGACCGCCCCGGTCAGGCCGCCGACGATGCGGCGTTCGAACAGGCTGAAGAACAGCAGTGCCGGAAGCATCGACAGGGACGTGAACGCGAGCACCTTCGCGGTGTCCACCGAGTACTGCGACGCGAACGCCTGCACCCCCAGCGGCAGGGTGAAGCTGTCCTGGTCGTTGAGGATGAACAGCGGCAACAGGTAACTGTTCCAGCTGTTGACGAACGCGAGGATCCCGGTGGTGATCAGGCCCGGCACCGACAGCGGGAGCACGATCCGCCAGAAGAAGCCGAGGCGGCTGCACCGGTCCAGGGCGGCGGCCTCCTCGATCTCCTTCGGGATGGCCCGCAGGAACGGGACCAGGATGATGATCGTGGTGGGCAGCCCGAACGCGATCTGCGGCAGGATCACGCCGGGCAGGGTGTTCACCAGGCCCAGGTTCTTGATCAGGATGTAGAGCGGCGTGATGGCGACGGTCACCGGGAACATCAGGCCGGCGGCGAACAGCGCGTACATCGCCGCCCGGCCCCGGAACCGGTAACGGGCCAGGACGTAACTGGCCATCACGCCCAACACCACCACACCGATGGTGGTGGCGCCGGCCGCGATTGTCGAGTTGCCGACCTGACGCCAGAAGACGTCGCTGGTCAGCACCCCGGTGTAGTTGCCGGGCTGCCACGGGTCGGGCAGTCCGGCCGGGTCGGTGGTGATCTGCGAGTTGGTCCGGAAGCCGCCGATGATGATGTAGAGGACCGGCCCGAGCATGAGACCGATCAGGGTCAGCGCGGCGACGTAGACGATTCCGTTGCCCCGTGGGGCGTGAGTGGCCGTGGCCATGTCCTACCGTCCTCCGGTGAGCGCGCCCTCGGTGTCGCGGCGCAGAACGAAACGCTGGTAGACGAGCGCGATGACCATCGAGATGCCGAACAGCACCACGGCGACGGCGTTGCCGTACCCGTAGTTGCCGGCGTTACGGCCCTCGGTGACCATGTACGTCGCCATGGTCGAGGTGCCGGCGGTCGACGCCACGTACTGGCCCCAGATGATGTAGACCAGATCGAACAACTGCAGTGCGCCGATGATCGACAGGAACGCCCAGATCCGGATCGTCGGCCCCAGCAGCGGCAGGGTGATCCGCCGCTGGATCTGCCAGTACGACGCGCCGTCGACCGCGGCCGCCTCGGACAGTTCCTCCGGGATGTTCTGCATGCCGGCCAGGAACAGGATCACCGCGAACCCGACGTACTTCCAGGTCAGGATCAGCATCAGGGTCCAGATGGCGAGGGCCGGGTTCGCCAGCCAGTCCTGCGTCAGCGATTCCAGCCCGATCGACCGCAGGACACCGTTGACGGCGCCGCCGGTCTGCAGCAGCAGGCTCCAGGCCGTACCGACGATGACTTCGGAGATCACGTACGGGACGAAGATCAGCACCCGGATGATCGACTGGCCGCGCATCCGCTGGTTCAGCAGCAGGGCCAGGACCAGCGCGATCGGACCCTGCAGAGCCAGCGACAGCACGACGATCTGGGCGTTGTGCCACAGCGCCTCGTGGAACAGAGTGTCCTGGATGATGGTGACGTAGTTGTCGAAGCCCACGAAGTCGGTGGCCGGCCCGAAACCCTTCCACCGGTAGAAGCCGTAGTAGGCGGCCATCAGGACCGGGAAGATCACGAAGCCGAGGAACATCAGGATGGCGGGGCCGGACAGCGCCGCGATCTCCAGACGCTGGGCCCAGCCGATTCCGCGCCGGCGCACCCTCAGCCCTTCTTGGCCGCGTCGGTCACGGCCTGGATGATTCCGGCGACGTCGCCCTTACCGGCGAGCAGGTTCACCACCCCGACGTTCAGGGCGTTGCCCACGTTCTGGCCGTAGACGGTGTCGAGCCACTGCGACACATAAGGCGCCTTGTTGTACGCGTCGAGCACTGCCTTGAGGTAGTCCTCGGTGACCGCGCCCTGTGCTTCCTTGCTGACCGGCAGGGCGTTGAAGGCTTTGTAGTAGCCCTCCTGCACGTCCTTGGTCAGGATGTAGTTCAGGAAGTCGCCGCACTGTTTCGGGGCCTGCGCCGAGCAGGAGAAACCGTCCGTGCCGCCCATGATCGCGGCCGGGTCACCCTGGCCGCCGGGAACCGCCGGGAACGGGAAGTAACCCAGGTCGGGAAGCGGCTTGGTGTCCTTGGTCAGCGAGGCGATCACTCCCGGATCCCAGGCGCCCATCAGCTCCATGCTCGCCTTGTAGTTGGCCACCAGGCCCGCCGAACTGCCCGCGCCCTGCTGGGCCGAGGTGGTCAGGAAGCCGTCGTTGAACGGTTTCGTGCCGGCGAACGCCTTCAGGTCCTCGCCGGCCTTGGTCCAGCAGGGATCGCCGAAGTTCTTGTCCTTGGCGGCGGCGTCCAGAGTGGCCTTGGTGCAGGCGCGCAGGACGAAGAAGTAGTACCAGTGGGCGGCCGGCCAGGCGTCCTTGCCGCCGAGGGCGATCGGGGTGCCCTTCGCCTTCAATTTGGTGACCGCGGAGTTGAACTCGTCCAGGGTGGCCGGTGGGGTGGTGACGCCGGCCTTCGTGAAGAGGTCTTTGCTGTACCAGAGACCGCCGGGCAGGATCGAGACGGGCACGGCGTACGCCTTGCCGTCGACCTGTCCGGTCTGCAGGGCGGCGTCGCCGACCGCCTGCTTGGTCGCCGCGGAGATGTCGCCGGTGATGTCCTTGAGCTGGCCGGCCTCCACCATCGCGGCCATCTTCCCGCCACCACGCTGCAGGAAGATGTCCGGTGCGGAGCCGGAGTTCAGCGCGGTCTGCAGCTTGCCGTCCAGGTCCTCGTTCTGCACCTGCTGGATCTTGATCTTCACCGTCGGGTTGGCGGTCTGGAAGTCGGCGACGGTCTTGTCCCAGAACGCCTTGCCGGGACCGGTCGTGGCGTTGTGCCAGAAATCCATCGTGACGTTGCCGTCCGTGCCGGAGTCACCGTCGTCGCCGCCGGTGCAGGCCGTCACGCCCAGAGCGCTCAAGGCCAGCACAGCGGCCACTGCAAGGGTCCTGCTATTTCTCATGAGGCCCACCCTTCGGTAGCGGAAGTTTCGGAAAACCTCCGGAAGATTGCGCTCAAGGTAGGAAGGGGTAGACCTCGCTGTCAAGACGCTGTTTCAGGTTCTGATGTAACGCCTGCGTAACAGTAGGGGATCCCCGAACTTCGATAACTTACGAAGGAATTCGCTGAAAGTTTCGAACGCGGAGATCCCCGGTGCCGGGTTCGTGAACCGGCACCGGGGTCCGGTGAGGCAGTCGATCAGGCGGTGCGGCAGGTCAGTGCCGGCCAGGTCCAGTTGCCGCCGTGCTGGACGGTGAATCCGAACGTGTCGCCACTGCCGTTCGGGCGGCCGGTCATGACGTTGCCGCTGGAGTCCCAGGTGGCGCTGACGTTCCAGGTGGCGGTGATGCGCTGCGGTGAGGACACCGTCACCGTCACGATCCAGTTACCGGAGCCGGTCACGGTCACCTGGCCGTTGAAGCGGTCGTTCCACTTCTGGCCCTCGCTGTAGGTGGCCGTGCAGGTCCCCGACGGCGGCGGTGTGGTGGGGCTGCCGGACGGACCGGGGGTGGGGCTGCCGGACGGGGTGCCGGACGGATCGTTGCCACCCGGGGTGTTGAGCTGGGCGAGCACCGCGTCGTAGGCGGCCTTCTTCTGACCGCTGCCGTTGAACAGCAGCGGGGTGCCGGAGGCGCGCCACGAGTCGGTGTCCCGGACACCCCAGACGGTGATCCCGTTACACCGCGTCACTGCCAGGCAGGCCTGGACGATACCGCGGTACTGCTCCGCCTGACTCGACCCGGAACCCTCGATGTCCAGCTCGGTGATCTGCACGTCGACGCCGAGGTCGGCGAAGTTCTGCAGGGTGGTGTGGTAGTTGCTCGGCACCGGGTTGCCGGAGTTGAAGTGCGCCTGGAATCCCACGCAGTCGATCGGCACGCCCCGCGACTTGAAGTCCTGGACCATCCGGTAGACACCCTGCGTCTTCGCGTGCGACCAGTTGTCGGTGTTGTAGTCGTTGTAACACAGCTTGGCACCGGGGTCGGCGGCCCGGGCGGCCCGGAACGCCGCCTCGATCCAGTCGTTTCCGGTCCGCTGCAGGTTGGAGTCGCGGCGGGCGCCCGAGGAGCCGTCGGCGAACGCCTCGTTCACCACATCCCACGAGTGGATCTTCCCCTGGTAGTACGAGGCCACCCGGGTCACATGGTTGAGCATCGCGGACCGCAGGCCGGAGCCCTCCATCCGCTGTATCCAGCCCGGCTGCTGCGAGTGCCAGGCCAGGGTGTGGCCGCGTACCTGCTTGCCGTTGCTCCGGGCCCAGTTCGCGATCTGATCACCGGCGCCGAAGCTGAACTGGTTCTGGTTGGGCTCGGTCGCGTCGGGCTTCATCTCGTTCTCGGCCGAGACCATGTTGAACTCGCGGTTCGCGATCGTCGCGTACTGCGAGTCACCGAGTCTGCTGCCGGCGATCGCGACACCGAAGTATCGGCCGCGTTCGGCGGCCGAGGCGCCCAGTGTCGACGCGGCGCTGGACGTGCCCTGCCAGACGACCGCGGTCGCGGCCGTCATGACGACGGCCATGCCGGTGACGGCGACGGCTTTCCACCGGCCGCTCCTCCGCTGTTCCTTCATCAGGTACGAACCTCCTCAGAAGTGGGAATCAGGGTCGATCCGTGCGGTAGACGGCTCGGTCGAAGTCGGCCCAGCAGTCCTCGGCGCCGAGGTCCTGCACCCACAGCCCGACAAACGCACCGGTGAAACCCCAGGCCTCCGGCTCACCAGGGGCCTTCGTCGCGGCGTATTCGTCGGACAGGGTGGTGGCGTCGAAGGTCCGGTCCAGGGTGTGCCAAGGCCCGGGACCGGGCTTGTACGCGAAGGTCAGCGCCGGGCCGTCCAGGCGTACCCGCATCTCCACCGGCCGTGCCGGGTCTTCGAGAGGCGTGCGCAGGCCTGGTGCCGCGGTGACGTGCCCGCTGTCGCAGCACAGCACGTCGAGCACCGCTGTGCCGTCGTCGTCGGCGGTCACGTGCAGGTAGTACCAGTTGCGGGAGTTGTAGTAGGCGGTGACACCCGCCAGCTGCCGGTAGCTCTGCGGCGTGAACTCACAGGTCGCCTCGAACACGCAGCGCGGAGCCGTCACCCGGCGGGCCACCAGACTCGGCCGGTGCCGGGCCATCGGCGACTGCCCGCCCCGGATCCGCAGGTGCGAGGGGCGGGCGGACAGGTCGATCCAGTCCGGGGTGGCCGGGCGGCGCAGGGTCGACCAGTCGGGCCCGAGCGCCGGGCCGTCGAAGTCGTCGTCCCCAGCCGGTCCGGGCGGCGTCACCGTGCCCGAGGGCGCCGGGACCTGCTCGGCCGGCACCCCACCGTGGACGGTGGGCCATCCACCGGGCGGCCACTCCACCTTCTGCAGTGCGGTCTCCCGGCCGAGGACACAACGACCGGACGGGGCGTACGGCCGGGCAGCCAGATGAGCCAGGTACCACTCGCCGTCCGGGGTCTGCACGAGGCTGCCGTGACCGGCCTTCTGCAACCCCAGCTCCGGGCGCCCGGCCGAGGTGAGCAGCGGACCGGCCGGATCCACCTGGTAGCCGCCGAGCAGGTGCCGGGACCTCGCGACGGTGACCTGATGCGCCCAGCTGGTGCCGCCCTCCGCGGTGATCAGGTAGTACCAGCCGTCCTTGCGGTAGATGTGCGGCGCCTCGGTGAGCCCGGCCGCGGTGCCCTCGAAGATCAGGTGCCCGCCCGGCCCGACGAGACGGCGTTCGCGGGGGTCGTACTGCTGGATCTCGATGCCCGCGAAGCGGTCGCGGCCGGGTCGCCAGTCGGCCCGCATCGAGAGCATCCAGGTGGTGCCGTCCTCGTCGTGGAACAGCGACGCGTCGAAGCCACGACCGTGCAGGACCACCGGGTCCGACCACGGGCCGGCCATGCTCGGTGCGGTGATCAGGTAGTTGCGCGGGTCCCAGTAGCCGGCCGCGAACGTCGCCACGTCGGTGTACAGCAGATGGAACAGCCCGTCGGCATAGGTGAGGTCGGGTGCCCAGACACCGCACGAGTCGGCGGTTCCGGTCAGGTCCAGGAGCCGCCGCTCGGTCAGGACTCCGCCGAGCGGCCGCCAGTCGACCAGGTCGGTGGAGTGGTGCACCCGCACGCCCGGGTACCACTCGAACGTCGACGTGGCGATGTAGTAGTCGGCACCGACCCGCAGGATCGACGGGTCCGGGTGGAAACCCGGCAGCACCGGGTTACGGATCGTACCGACAGCGGTCCTGGTGATCGTCATGGAGAACCTTCCGCTGGTGGTGGCGCGGCGGCCCATCCGCCGCGCCACGGGGAGCGATGTCGCCGGGGTCAGCCGGCCAGGCAGGTGATCGTCGGCCAGGTCCAGTTGCCGTTGGCCATGACGGTCACGCCGAAGTTGTTGCCGTTACCGTTCGGCCGGGCGGTGACCGAGCCGGTCGTGCCGCTGACCGCTGCGTTCCAGCTGTTCTGCAGGCTCTGGCCGCCGTTGAGGTTGAGCGTGACGGTCCAGGAACTGGTGCCGCTGACCGCGACGTTCAGGTTGAAGCGGTCGCCGAACTGTTCGCCGGCCGAGATCGCCGCGGTGCAGTTGCTCCCGTTCGGCGGCGGGGTGGTCGGATCGGTGCCGCCGCCACCCTCACGGACGGTGATGTCGGAACTGCCGCTGCTCTGGTAGCCCTCGGTCGCCATCACCTGGTAGCTGTGGTTGGTGCCGAGGTTCAGCCCGGCGCGGGCCCACGCGTCGAAGTGGTTGGCCGTGGTGATGGTGCCCGAGCTGCGCTTCTGCTGACGGACGCTCCAGTACTGGTAGAACGTCTGGATGCCGTCGATCGAGGGCTGGTTGACCCGCTGGCTGCGCAGGATGTCGTAGGTGCCGCCGTCGGTGGTGACGGTGCCCAGCCGGGTGGCGCCGCTGCTCGGGTTGTAACTCCCGAAGTTCTCCACGACGTAGTACTCGATCAGCGGGTTGCGGGTCCACCCGTACAGGGCGAGGTAGGTGTTGTTGTTGCCCGGGTTGTAGGTGCCCGAATAGCTGACCGTGCGGCGGGTGCCGGTGGCCCAGCCCTTGCCGCCGACCCAGTTGTTGGTGCTGTTGTTCCAGCTGCTGGAGTAACGGCCGTCGGCGCGCAGCGTCATGCTGGCGTTGCCGCTGTCCTTCCAGAACGAGAAGTAGTAGCCGTTGTGCGTGCCGGTGAGGTTCGAGGTGAGGGTCCGGTCGGCTTCGGCGTGGGCGACGCCGGCTCCGGCGACGACCATGGTGACGGCGGCGGCCGCCCCGGCGAGCAGGCGGAACAGGATGCGCCGGTAGTGCCTCGGGCGTGCGGGATCAGTGCTCATGAGGACGATTCCTCCTGGGGAAAGGCTGTCGGGGAACAGCCCGGCGGGATAGACGGCCATCGGAGCTCGTCATTGCGAAAGCGTGGCTTGCACTTCTCCCCGTTGTCAACAACTTCCGGAAATACTTCGGAAATACCGGGCTTACTTAGCGCACTTAAGATGCTCATTGAGCGGGCTTTCGGTGATGTCTTCTTCCGGAAGTGCCACCGAAACTTACGGAAGCTCCTCGGAGAGATCCATCAGCCGGTCGGCGTCCCGCGGATCCAATGTGGGCAGGTTCAACGGCAGCCGCTTGCCCCGATCGATCGCGGTCAACGGCTCGGCCGGCGGCTGGTCCAGAAAGGCGTGCATCGGCGCCACCGCCCGGGCGATCGGCTGAGCCGCCACCGCCGCGACCACGGTCAGCAGCCCGCGCAGCGCCGGTGGGAGCGGGCCGCGGTCCCCGCTCCTGGTGAACCCCGGGTGGTAGAGCACGTAGCGGGCGCGGCTGCCGGACCGCCGGGCGAACCCGGCACCGAGCAGGTCGTTGGCCCGCCCGGCCTGCAATTGTGCGGTTACGGCCGAGTAGTTCGCCGTCAACGCCGGGTCCTCCCAGTGCACCCGGCCCGTGCGGGTGCCGACTCCGGCCACGTTGACGATGACCGGCGACCCGGCCCGGTCCAACGCCGGGCGCAGCCCGAAACTGAGCAGGTAGCGGCTCAGGTAATAGAGCGCGAACGTGCGTTCCAGGCCGTCCTCGGTCAGAATCCGGCAGGGTTCCACCCGATTCGCGAACAACGCCAAGGCGTCGATCACCGGATATTCGGTCAGGATCTCGCTGATGACCCGATCATTCTCGGCCACGCTCGACAGATCGACCCGATGAAAACTGATCCTCTCGTTCGCCAGGGCCGCGCCCCGTTCGCGATTCCGCCCCAGAATCAGCACCCGGTCGCCGCGTTCCGCCCGCGCCAGCGCGAAGGCCCGGCCCATTCCGTTCGTACCACCGCTTACCACCACGACACCCATGACTGTCATCCTGGATTTCGGCCGTCGACAGCGGAAGAAGGCACTCTCATGTCCACAACGCACACCGATGTGCCCGCCTCGCTGCCGCATCCGGTGCCCGCCGCGGAATACCAGGCGTGCCCGGTCACCGACGTGATGCGGCTGCTGGGCGACAAGTGGACGCTGTTACTGATCACCCTGTTGGGGCGGCGCCCGTACCGGTTCAACGAACTGCACCGGGCCGTCGACGGCATCAGCCAGCGCATGCTCACCCGTACCCTGCGAAGCCTGGAGGTCGATGGCCTCGTCGAGCGGGAGGTCTTCCCGACGGTTCCGCCGTCCGTGGAGTACCGGCTGTCCCCGCTCGGGGTGAGCCTGCTGGAACCGGTCTCCGCGCTGGCTGCCTGGGCGGTCGGTCACCACGCCGAGATCACCCGCGCCCGAGGGTCTACGGAAAACTAAACACCCCTAAAGACTGATTTAACTGCTATATCCCACCAGTTCGGTGGCCCCGATGGGACGGTCTAGTCCTCGATTGGGGGCTGATCGTGACGCCGGTAGCCGACACCCACGGACCTGTTCGACGGACGCTGACCTTCGTCGCGGTCCTGTTCACCCTTCTCTGCCTGGCGCGTTCCGGGCTGGAGGAGCCGATGCTCTGGTTGCTGTTCGCGATCTTCATCGGCGTCGCCACGGTGTGGATCCGCGGACAGTACGCCGACAGCCTCGACGGACGGCAATGGGTGATCCCGTACTGGGTGGGGATTCCCGTCTCGGTTCTCGCCGCCGGACTCGTCTCGCTGCTGTTCGTGCAGGGCCGCGGCACCGCCGACAAAGGGCTGCTCGGCATCAGCGGGCTGGTCCTGCTGTTCCTGGCCGCCGGATCATGGCTCACCCACGTGCGACAGCGCCCGTCGGTGCGGCTGCCCGGCCGGCACGTGCGGACCGGCCACTACGGCGCGTACCTGACGGTCATCGGTCTTGCTCTGGTGGTCGCCGGCGCGGCTCTGCTCGGCCCGGCCCGGCAGGTCCTGATCGGCGCACTGATCCTCGGAGCCGGACTGTTCCTGCTGGTGCCGGTCGGTCTGGCGCTCTGGTCCGAGGGCATTCTGCGCTGGCTGTGCGAACACGACGTCGCCCCGGCCCGTCTCTGGTCCCTCGGTGCGGCGGGCCTGCTGGTCTTCGCCGGGGGCACCACCGCCGCCGTGTACGCCAGCAACTCCCGCTGGCTGACCGTGGTCCTGGTGATCCTGGGCCTGCTGGTGGCCGCTCTCGTCTCCACCACCCAGGCCGACATCGTCACCGTGACCGCGGTGATCGCCCTGATGGGGGTGACTCCCGCGCCCGCCACCGAGACCGGGCCACCCGACCTGACCCACCGGGAACGGAAAGTGCTGGTGGCGCTCGGGGACTCGTTCATGTCCGGCGAGGGCGCCCAGGTCTACTACCGCGGCACCGACGAGGGCGGCGGCAACGAATGCCGCCGGTCACCGACGGCCTGGGTGGTGACCGCGGCCCAGGACCGCGCCCACTTCGACGGCCTCAAGTTCGTGGCCTGTTCCGCGGCCCGCACCCAGAACCTGCTGCCCGAACACGGCTCCTCGTTCTACGTGGCGATGAAACCCGGCCGCATCGACATGCCGAAACCGGAACGCCAGCGCGGCGAGGCCCACACCCAGCTCGACGCCGCCCACGGCCCGTTCACCCCGGCGATGGTGGTGCTGAGCATCGGCGGCAACGACGCCGGATTCTCCACGATCGGGCTGATGTGCCTGGCCCCCGGCGACTGCCGGCAGGAACGGCGCCTCTGGCTGGATTCGGTGCCCCAGCTGCGCGAACAGCTCCGCGTCACCTATCGGGAGGTGAACCGGGCCTTCCCGAACGTGCCGGTCGTGGTCGTCCCCTACCCCGACCCGATCAAGGTGCGCCGCCAACAGTGCGACCAGGTGGCCCTGAGCGAGAACGAACAGCGCTTCATCCACGAATACCTGACCGGGAGTCTCAACGCGACCATCCGGGACACCGCCCGCGAGTTCCGCTTCCACTACCTGGCGGAGATGCAGGAAGCCCTGGTCGCACCACACCTCCAGCTCTGCGACGAACGCAACGGCGACCGTCCCGGCATCAACTTCATCGGCCTGCGGTCGGTACGCGGCCTGGCCGACCAGCGGTTCAACCCGGCGAACTGGCTGCACAGCAGCCTGCACCCGAACGAACGTGGCCACGCCGCGATGCTGCGGGTCTTCGAGACCTGGATGGCGGAGCACCCCCAGCCGATCCCACCGCGGGTCCGGCCCCAGCCCGGCGAACCGGTGGGTCTGCCCCTGGGCAACCGGGAACCGAAACAGAAAGCCCCCTGCGACCTGTTCGACACCACCCGCGCCGACGGATGCCGCCCGCAGGGCCAGGAATGGGCGTTCCAGCAGGTCGGCAGGGTTCTCCTGGACGACCTGCTCTGGCTGTGGCTGGCAGTGGCGTGCGCCGGTGCCTGGGCTGCCGCGATAGCCTTCTTCGCCTCGCGCCGCCGGGTCTGGGCCGCCCGCACCGACGCGGCCGGCACCCCCGCGGCCGGGAGCCCGCCGCTACCCCGGCACCCGGACCGGCGGTCATCCGGCGCACTGCCCGCGCCACCTCTAAGATGACACCCGGCGGCTCTCCGCCCGGTCCACCAACGTCCGGAGCGCGGTCATCGGCCGTCCGGCCCGCTGCCCTTCGGCCACGAAATCACGCAGCACCGCCAGATCCTGCTGCCGGACCTTGCCGCCGTGATGGAAGCCGTTGAACGCCGCCACGTCCAGCGGCTGCATCTTCGTCTCCTGTCCGAGATGGATCGCCGCGGTCACCCGGGAACCCATCAGCCGGGCGGCGACCTTCCCGAACCAGCCGTTCCGGGGCAGCGTCAGGATCTCCCGCTGGGCCCGCAGAGTGAGCCGCCACAGTTCGGAGTCGGCGACGACCTGGGCGAACGGCGGCCATCCGGCGATGTCCCAGGCAGCGTAGACGGTG from Actinoplanes derwentensis includes these protein-coding regions:
- a CDS encoding GDSL-type esterase/lipase family protein, whose amino-acid sequence is MTPVADTHGPVRRTLTFVAVLFTLLCLARSGLEEPMLWLLFAIFIGVATVWIRGQYADSLDGRQWVIPYWVGIPVSVLAAGLVSLLFVQGRGTADKGLLGISGLVLLFLAAGSWLTHVRQRPSVRLPGRHVRTGHYGAYLTVIGLALVVAGAALLGPARQVLIGALILGAGLFLLVPVGLALWSEGILRWLCEHDVAPARLWSLGAAGLLVFAGGTTAAVYASNSRWLTVVLVILGLLVAALVSTTQADIVTVTAVIALMGVTPAPATETGPPDLTHRERKVLVALGDSFMSGEGAQVYYRGTDEGGGNECRRSPTAWVVTAAQDRAHFDGLKFVACSAARTQNLLPEHGSSFYVAMKPGRIDMPKPERQRGEAHTQLDAAHGPFTPAMVVLSIGGNDAGFSTIGLMCLAPGDCRQERRLWLDSVPQLREQLRVTYREVNRAFPNVPVVVVPYPDPIKVRRQQCDQVALSENEQRFIHEYLTGSLNATIRDTAREFRFHYLAEMQEALVAPHLQLCDERNGDRPGINFIGLRSVRGLADQRFNPANWLHSSLHPNERGHAAMLRVFETWMAEHPQPIPPRVRPQPGEPVGLPLGNREPKQKAPCDLFDTTRADGCRPQGQEWAFQQVGRVLLDDLLWLWLAVACAGAWAAAIAFFASRRRVWAARTDAAGTPAAGSPPLPRHPDRRSSGALPAPPLR